Proteins from a genomic interval of Corvus moneduloides isolate bCorMon1 chromosome 6, bCorMon1.pri, whole genome shotgun sequence:
- the SLIRP gene encoding SRA stem-loop-interacting RNA-binding protein, mitochondrial, translating into MAAASAVRAVGRRSRRLFDIFVAEVPWTVSSKELKEYFSQFGSVQRCQLPFDRDTGFHRRYCWIKFSTPEEVQNVLQKDSHILEGSKLTLRQQTRRRRSQRKNQSA; encoded by the exons ATGGCGGCGGCCAGTGCAGTGCGGGCGGTGGGGCGCCGCTCCCGGCGGCTCTTCGACATCTTCGTGGCCGAGGTTCCCTGGACGGTGTCGAGCA AGGAGCTGAAGGAGTACTTCTCCCAGTTCGGGTCGGTGCAGAGGTGCCAGCTGCCTTTC GACAGAGATACAGGCTTTCACAGACGTTATTGCTGGATTAAATTCTCAACTCCAGAAGAAGTTCAGAATGTGTTACAGAAGGACTCCCACATTCTTGAAGGTTCCAAG CTCACTCTCAGACAGCAGACCCGTAGAAGACGCAGTCAAAGAAAGAATCAAAGTGCATGA